A genomic region of Nitrospirota bacterium contains the following coding sequences:
- a CDS encoding phosphotransferase, protein MPTLERAKLEAYLRQRFGLGVRLLSFGLIGEETSEDSYKQYGYGAPVRLTFQVGRAVRQAVLETMSPGPFGHEHMADRAQAILWDYDSYGRLPRHVKALDVGAFTEDHALFSVAAAREFFVLTAWAEGSSYHTDLERLAKGGRLRGLDRRRATVLARYLAAIHRVKRRDPDLYRRRLRELIGHGECIMGLTDSYPSRFAFITSDLLRSIEEACNRWRWRLRNRTGRLSQVHGDFHPWNVLFRPGTDFSVLDRSRGEWGEPADDVTAMTINYLFFSLCRWGKLRGPLEVLFRVFWETYLSASKDRAVTETAAPFFAFRGLVIASPLWYPDLTIQVRRTIFRFVENVLAADRFEPAEVNRYLGV, encoded by the coding sequence ATGCCGACTCTCGAGCGGGCGAAGTTGGAAGCCTATCTGCGGCAACGGTTCGGTCTCGGGGTTCGGTTGCTCTCCTTTGGGTTGATCGGGGAAGAGACGTCCGAAGACAGTTACAAACAATATGGGTACGGGGCGCCGGTCCGGCTCACGTTTCAGGTGGGACGGGCCGTCCGGCAGGCCGTGTTGGAGACGATGAGCCCGGGTCCCTTCGGCCACGAGCACATGGCGGACCGGGCGCAAGCGATCCTCTGGGACTATGACTCCTACGGCCGTCTGCCGCGCCACGTGAAGGCCCTCGATGTCGGCGCCTTTACCGAGGACCATGCGCTGTTTTCCGTCGCGGCCGCGCGCGAGTTCTTCGTGCTCACGGCCTGGGCGGAAGGATCGAGCTATCACACCGATCTCGAACGGCTGGCCAAGGGCGGCAGGTTGCGGGGTCTCGATCGGCGCCGCGCGACCGTCCTGGCGCGCTACCTGGCGGCGATCCATCGGGTCAAACGGCGCGATCCCGACTTGTATCGACGGAGGCTGCGGGAGCTGATCGGCCACGGAGAATGCATCATGGGATTGACCGACAGCTATCCGTCTCGCTTTGCGTTCATCACCAGCGATCTGCTGCGTTCGATCGAAGAAGCCTGCAACCGCTGGCGGTGGCGCTTGCGGAATCGGACCGGCCGCCTGTCGCAGGTCCACGGCGACTTTCACCCGTGGAATGTCTTGTTTCGTCCCGGTACGGATTTCAGCGTGCTGGACCGTTCGCGCGGGGAGTGGGGCGAGCCGGCCGACGACGTGACGGCGATGACGATCAACTACCTCTTCTTCTCCCTGTGCCGCTGGGGCAAGCTGCGGGGACCGCTGGAGGTGCTGTTCCGCGTGTTCTGGGAGACGTACCTGTCGGCGAGCAAGGACCGCGCGGTCACCGAAACGGCTGCGCCGTTCTTCGCGTTCCGCGGGTTGGTCATTGCCAGTCCCTTGTGGTATCCGGACCTGACCATCCAAGTCCGCCGGACCATCTTCCGCTTCGTCGAGAACGTGCTGGCCGCCGACCGTTTCGAGCCGGCGGAGGTGAACCGGTATCTAGGGGTATGA
- a CDS encoding putative maltokinase: MHGADGATDRGTLRLTGRWEALCEGEAKDALETLLRDALPTRRWFGGKARRIRSVTVTDAVPISTSRTRAFVLLTRVAYEEGGSERYQIPLAAAFGDAAARLAAESSAAVIGRLLANPDDDRGDGVLYDALWNPDVTRTLLEAIGRGRRFAGTAGEMIATSTHAFADLGAIDALPAPAVMQAEQSNTSVRYGERVILKLYRRLEDGINPDLEIGRHLTERRFPHVPPILGAIEYRRGTGEPATLAVLQGFVPNQGDAWRYTLDSLRAYFARERAASANFADTAEPEDLLSALLDGTVPQQAEARLGSYLDSAGLLGRRTAELHAALASSPHPDFAPEPVPPEYLRERCESIARSASRVFDLLRRRWPDLPDETRREAGDVLDREENLSRRLETWRGLKPDAFRIRCHGDYHLGQVLYTGRDFVIIDFEGEPARPLSERRAKHVPLLDVAGMLRSFHYAASAVLFEQRAQTDGLNERSAGDWYRWVCTAFLRTYREAAGTTVCRFASKAQTEELLRLYLVEKALYELGYELNNRPDWVRIPLRGLRHLLQRAD, translated from the coding sequence ATGCACGGAGCGGATGGCGCGACGGACCGCGGGACGCTGAGACTCACCGGCCGCTGGGAGGCTCTATGCGAGGGGGAGGCGAAGGATGCGTTGGAAACCCTGCTGCGGGACGCGCTGCCGACCCGTCGCTGGTTCGGCGGGAAGGCCCGCCGGATCAGGTCCGTCACAGTGACCGACGCGGTCCCGATTTCCACGTCGAGGACACGCGCGTTCGTTCTGTTGACCCGCGTCGCCTACGAAGAGGGCGGGAGCGAACGATATCAGATTCCTCTGGCCGCCGCGTTCGGTGACGCGGCCGCTCGGCTCGCAGCCGAGTCGAGCGCCGCGGTGATCGGCCGACTGCTCGCGAACCCGGACGACGACCGGGGCGACGGCGTTCTCTATGACGCGCTCTGGAACCCGGACGTGACCAGGACCCTGCTCGAGGCGATCGGCCGGGGCCGGCGTTTCGCCGGTACCGCTGGCGAAATGATCGCGACCTCCACGCACGCGTTTGCGGACCTCGGGGCGATCGACGCCCTCCCGGCTCCCGCGGTGATGCAGGCGGAACAGAGCAATACCTCCGTGCGGTACGGAGAGCGGGTGATCTTGAAGCTGTATCGGCGCCTCGAGGACGGGATCAATCCGGATCTCGAAATCGGCCGGCATCTCACCGAGCGACGGTTTCCCCATGTCCCGCCCATCCTGGGCGCGATCGAGTACCGCCGGGGGACGGGAGAGCCGGCGACCTTGGCCGTCCTGCAAGGGTTCGTGCCCAATCAGGGCGATGCCTGGCGTTACACACTGGACTCGCTGCGCGCCTACTTCGCCCGGGAGCGGGCAGCTTCCGCGAACTTCGCCGACACGGCGGAGCCGGAGGACCTGCTGTCAGCGCTGCTCGACGGCACCGTCCCGCAACAGGCCGAAGCGCGGCTCGGTTCGTATCTGGACTCGGCCGGATTGCTGGGCCGGCGAACAGCCGAGCTGCACGCGGCGCTGGCGTCATCCCCTCATCCCGACTTCGCGCCGGAACCCGTCCCGCCCGAGTATCTGCGGGAACGCTGCGAATCGATCGCTCGGTCGGCAAGCCGGGTGTTCGACTTGCTGCGCCGCCGGTGGCCCGACCTCCCGGACGAGACGCGCAGAGAGGCTGGGGACGTGCTCGACCGTGAAGAGAATCTGTCCCGCCGCCTGGAGACTTGGCGCGGCCTCAAGCCCGACGCGTTCCGTATCCGCTGCCACGGCGACTACCATTTGGGGCAAGTGCTCTATACAGGCCGGGATTTCGTGATCATCGATTTCGAGGGCGAGCCCGCCCGCCCGCTGAGCGAGCGACGCGCCAAGCACGTGCCGCTGCTCGATGTCGCGGGGATGCTGCGATCATTTCACTATGCCGCCTCGGCGGTCTTGTTCGAACAGCGCGCGCAAACGGACGGCCTTAATGAGAGATCGGCCGGCGACTGGTATCGGTGGGTGTGTACGGCCTTCCTCCGGACCTACCGAGAGGCGGCCGGCACGACCGTCTGCCGATTCGCATCGAAGGCGCAAACCGAAGAACTGCTTCGGCTCTACCTTGTCGAAAAAGCGCTTTATGAATTGGGATACGAACTGAACAATCGCCCGGACTGGGTCCGGATTCCGCTGCGCGGCCTGCGCCACCTCTTGCAGCGGGCGGATTAA
- a CDS encoding alpha-1,4-glucan--maltose-1-phosphate maltosyltransferase → MERMEGRIRVVIEHVTPEIDGGRFPIKRTVGETVVVEADIFADGHDALSGLLLYRKEQDRDWTEVPLAFLVNDRWRGAFRVAETGWYVYTVTAWTDRFKSWRRDLAKKVEAGQDVAMDLLIGAGLLKDAARRAAGSDAQALARSADDLAAAGADPAARIRVALSDEVAALMERHADRRFAATYEKELAVVVDREKARFSTWYEMFPRSCSPEPGRHGTFRDCEARLPYIASMGFDVLYFPPIHPIGRTHRKGKNNRPVGGPDDPGSPWGIGAEEGGHKAIHPQLGSLSDFHRLLAKAREQGLEIALDLAFQCSPDHPYVKEHPEWFRRRPDGSVQYAENPPKKYQDIYPLEFETEDWRALWRELKSVVTYWIDQGVRIFRVDNPHTKPFQFWEWLIADIKQRHPDVIFLSEAFTRPKVMYRLAKLGFTQSYTYFAWRNTKTELMQYFTELTQTEVREYFRPNLWPNTPDILTEYLQRGGRPAFMIRLALAATLGASYGIYGPAFELCEHRPYEEGSEEYFDSEKYEIKQWDIERPDSLRDFIARVNAIRRDNPALQNDWSLRFHPVDNDELLCYSKRTEDRSNIVVTVVNLSPVHAHAGWVELKLDELGIDPDVPYQVHDLLTDTYYLWNGPRNYVELDPHTVPAHIFRVRRRIRTERDFDYYL, encoded by the coding sequence ATGGAGCGCATGGAAGGCAGAATCAGAGTCGTCATCGAACACGTCACGCCGGAGATCGACGGAGGCCGGTTTCCGATCAAGCGCACCGTCGGCGAAACGGTCGTCGTCGAAGCGGACATCTTCGCCGACGGGCACGACGCGCTCTCGGGCCTGCTGCTGTATCGCAAGGAACAGGATCGCGATTGGACCGAAGTCCCGCTCGCGTTCCTGGTCAACGATCGCTGGAGAGGCGCGTTCCGGGTCGCGGAAACGGGGTGGTACGTCTATACCGTGACCGCCTGGACGGACCGGTTCAAGTCGTGGCGCCGCGATCTGGCGAAGAAAGTCGAGGCGGGACAGGACGTGGCGATGGACCTGCTAATCGGCGCGGGGTTGCTGAAGGACGCGGCGCGTCGCGCCGCCGGTTCCGATGCGCAGGCGCTCGCCCGATCGGCCGACGACCTGGCGGCGGCGGGCGCGGACCCTGCGGCCCGGATCCGAGTCGCCTTGAGCGACGAGGTGGCGGCGCTGATGGAGCGGCATGCGGACCGGCGGTTCGCCGCGACCTATGAGAAAGAGCTGGCGGTTGTGGTCGATCGGGAGAAGGCCCGCTTCAGCACCTGGTATGAAATGTTCCCTCGGTCCTGCTCTCCCGAACCGGGGCGGCACGGGACCTTTCGGGATTGCGAGGCCCGGCTTCCCTACATCGCCTCGATGGGCTTCGACGTGCTGTACTTTCCGCCCATCCATCCGATCGGCCGGACGCACCGCAAGGGAAAGAACAACCGGCCCGTCGGCGGACCCGACGACCCCGGAAGTCCCTGGGGCATCGGCGCGGAGGAAGGCGGGCACAAGGCAATCCATCCGCAACTGGGCAGCCTGAGCGACTTTCACCGCCTGCTCGCCAAAGCGCGGGAACAAGGTCTCGAGATCGCGCTGGACCTGGCCTTCCAGTGCTCGCCCGATCACCCCTACGTCAAGGAACACCCGGAGTGGTTCCGGCGACGGCCGGACGGCAGCGTCCAGTACGCCGAGAATCCGCCCAAGAAGTATCAGGACATCTACCCGCTGGAATTCGAGACCGAGGATTGGCGGGCCCTGTGGCGCGAGTTGAAAAGCGTCGTCACCTACTGGATCGACCAGGGGGTCCGCATCTTCCGCGTGGACAATCCCCATACCAAGCCGTTTCAGTTCTGGGAATGGCTGATCGCGGACATCAAACAGCGCCATCCCGACGTCATCTTTCTGTCCGAGGCCTTCACCAGACCGAAGGTCATGTACCGATTGGCCAAGCTGGGCTTCACCCAGTCCTACACCTATTTCGCCTGGCGCAACACCAAGACGGAACTGATGCAGTACTTCACGGAGCTGACCCAAACGGAGGTCCGGGAGTATTTCCGTCCCAATCTATGGCCCAACACGCCGGACATCCTGACCGAATACCTGCAGCGCGGAGGCCGGCCGGCCTTCATGATCCGGCTGGCCCTGGCGGCCACCCTGGGCGCGAGCTACGGCATTTACGGCCCGGCTTTCGAGCTGTGCGAGCACCGTCCCTACGAGGAAGGGAGCGAAGAGTACTTCGACTCGGAGAAGTACGAAATCAAGCAGTGGGACATCGAGCGGCCGGACAGTCTCCGCGACTTCATCGCCCGCGTGAACGCGATCCGCCGGGACAATCCCGCGTTGCAGAACGACTGGAGCCTGCGCTTCCATCCGGTCGACAACGACGAGTTGCTGTGCTACAGCAAACGCACCGAGGACCGGTCCAACATCGTGGTGACGGTCGTCAACCTCAGTCCCGTCCACGCCCATGCCGGCTGGGTGGAACTCAAGCTGGACGAGCTCGGCATCGACCCCGACGTTCCGTACCAGGTCCACGATCTCCTGACCGATACGTACTATCTCTGGAACGGACCGAGAAATTATGTCGAGCTCGATCCGCACACCGTGCCGGCGCACATCTTCCGGGTTCGGCGCCGGATCCGGACCGAACGGGATTTCGACTACTACTTGTGA